The stretch of DNA AGGAAAAAAAGCCCATGTTCTGGCAAGACATTCAAAATTTCAAAAAGATAGATAAGGAAACTCCACCTCCAAAAGATGCTATTCTTCTAATCGGAAGTTCATCCTTTACCAAATGGACCGATGTTGCCAGTTATTTTCCTGGCAAAACAATCATCAATAGAGGGTTTGGAGGCTCAAGATTAACTGACCTTAATGATTATGCCGGTGATTTATTGGATCCTTATCAGCCCAAACAGATTATCATCTATTGCGGGGATAATGATTTTGCCGACAACCATGAACTAAAAGCTGACGTAGTAGTAGACCGTTATAAAACTTTTTATCAAAAAATACGTAAAAGATTTCCGGATATTGAAGTTGATTTTATCTCTATAAAATATTCGCCCAGCAGGGAAATGCTTTGGCCGCAAATGAAAGAAACGAACAAAAAAATTAAAGCTTTCATGAAAAAACAAAAACATGCTAAGTATATCGATATTACAAAAGCCATGGAGGATTCCAATGGACATGTTCGTAAAGATATTTTTGTTCAGGACATGCTTCATCTGACTCCGGAAGGATATCAAATTTGGGCTAAGGTAATGGCTCCTTATATGAAATAACCTGGTGAACTATGCCAACGTAAACCATAAAAAAAGCTTCATCTTTAGGATGAAGCTTTTTAATTTTATTTCTTTCTCTTTGATTTTGAAATCGCTTTCTGCTGAGCCCTGTTTACTCCAAACTTCTTTGGTGCTTTTCTTTTAGAAGGACCTCCCCAGTTTTCTTTTTTGTTCTTTTCCTTTTTCTCATGAAAAGCGCCTCCTCCTTCATACAGTTTTACCTGTGCAGGATTTTTCATAATAATCTGCTCTTCTTCGGAAGCGATTTTCTTAGGATTTATTTTAACTCCTTCAGGGAAATCAATAAACTTCAAGTCTTTATCCATTAAAAGCTCGATATCCAGAACTGCACGCTCTTCTTTTTTCGTTACAAACGTAATTGCCTTACCATCTTTATCTGCTCTACCCGTTCTACCAATTCTGTGGATATATTGTTCCGGAACTTCAGGAGTTTCAAAATTGATAACGTGTGTAATGTCAGAAATATCTAATCCTCTAGCCATTACATCGGTAGTGATCAAACCTCTGATTTCTTCATTTTCAAAGCGTTTCATCGCTTTCAGTCTGTAATTCTGAGATTTATTAGAGTGGATTACATCAAATTTGTCAGGGAAAAGCTCATTAATCTTGGTAAACAATACATCAGAATTCTTTTTATTATTGGTAAAGATCAATACTTTAGACATATCGGACTCACTTTTCAATAAGTGCTCCAATAGGTTAATTTTCGTATTGAAATTCTCAACTTTATATCCTGTCTGTTCTATTTTTTCAAGTGGTGTACCCGATTTGGCTAATGAGATTTCAATAGGATTGGCAAAATATTGATCCAGCATTTCATCCACAGCCTCTGTCATGGTTGCAGAGAAAAGGATATTTTGCCTTTTTTCTTTCATCATTTCGAAAATATGCGTTAACTGGGGTCTGAAACCTAAATTAAGCATTTCGTCAAACTCATCAATAATCAGCTTTTGAACTTCTTTCAGGGAAATAGCATTATCAATAGCCAGATCCATTACCCTTCCCGGAGTTCCTACTAAAATATCGCAGCCATTATTAAACAAAAGCTTTTGGGTATTGATATTTTTTCCACCATAGATGCCAATTACTCTTGCAGTAAGATTTTCTGTCAGTTTTTCAACAATTTCCGTTACCTGAACCACCAATTCTCTTGTAGGAACCAATACCAAAACTGTAGGATTTCCTGTTTTATTATATTTCCATTTCTTAAGAACAGGTAATAGATAGGCTAAAGTTTTCCCGGTTCCGGTCTGGGCAATTCCCATGACATCTCTTCCGGAAAGTATTGGCCCGATACTCTTTTCCTGAATAGGAGTCGGTTCGAATAATTCTAAATCAGCTAAAACATCAAGAATTTTGACTGGCAGGTCAAAATCTGCAAAAGTGAGTTTTTCCATTTTGCAAAGATAGGTATTAATAATGATAGTTGAATAAATGGTCGGTGAAGGTAACTGGGTTTAGAGTCAGAGATTCCATATGCGGGTTTCGTGGTCATAACTTTTTGGATACTAATTTTGCTGTAAATTCAATTTTCAACTTGTAATACATGCTATAAATCTAATTCCCGTACTCGTATCTTGCAACTCGCATCCCGTATCTTATATACTAATCGACTTTATTTTCTGGTTACTCTCAATAAAAGTATTATAACCAATATTACTGAAAACATAAACCCTAAAATAGCGATCAAGGACATCTCCCCAATTCTCGGTGGTGTTTCCGAAACAAAAACAATAGCCGTAGCAATCATATTAGCTCCTAAAATCATTGCGAGAATCAGATTAACCGCACTCGATTTAATAATCTGATTGGTCTTATCTATGTTTTTAATCTCGCTGGAAATGGTAAATTTATTTTCGTCCAGTTTTTGTAAGACCGAGCGTAGTTCTTTAGGGATTTCATCTACATTATCCGTAAAATTCATCATCTTATCCATCCCTATTTTTAAAATATTCTTTGGACTGATTTTCTTTTTGAATATTTTTTTTGTGTAAGGATGAAGACTTTTAACAATATCCAGATCAGGGTTGATATTTCTACCCACCCCTTCTATCAAACTGATTCCTTTAAATAAAAGATAAAAATAATCCGGCATATACAGACGGTTATCTTTAAGGATATCTTTCATTTTATTGATTATCACCTGAACATTGATTTCCTGAAGAGAAGAGCTGTGGACAAAATTCAAGATATCTTCCACATCATTTTCGAACCTCCTTTCATCCGGAATTTCATAGCTTATCGCCATTTTCTTAAGATACCGCACTATTTTATGGGGATTTTTAGCCACAAAACTCACAATCAGATCTTCAAGAATTTCTTTGTCATTCGGCTGAATCTTACCTACCGCACCAAAGTCTATAAATACAACCTTTCCATCTCTTTTTACCAAAATATTTCCTGCATGCGGATCCGCATGGAAAAATCCGAAATCTAAAATCTGAGAAACAAATAACCTCAATCCTACTTCTGAAATTTTAACCGGATCAATATCATTGGCTAAAAGTTCAACTTTATCAGTAACCTTGATTCCATCAATAAATTCCATACAAAGAACATTATTGTTGGAAAATTCTTCATAGATTTTAGGAACGTAGGTTTCTTTGTTATTTTTAAAATTTCGGGAAAACTGAAGGATATTATTTTTTTCGTTGATCAATGAAACCTCTTCCAGTAAGGATTTTTCAAAAGTAGAGATGGCCTGTTTAAGATTAAGCTTCTCCCCTATTTCAGAATAAGAGGAAACGATCTTTTCCAAATCTTTAATTAAAAGGAGATCATCTTCAATAACGGTTTGTACATCCCCTTTTTTAATTTTCAAAATAACTTCTGAGCCATCCAATAAAGTGGCTTTGTAAACCTGCGCAATAGAAGCAGTGGCCAAAGGCTTGTGCTGAACCTTCTGAAAATGATCTTTAACGGAAATATTAAATTCATTTTCAAGGATATCCTCAACATTCATATCTACAGTTTCCACCTTATCCTGAAGCTTCTGCAGCTCCTGGATCATTTCCGGAGGAAGCAAGTCCTCTCTATTACTGAATGTCTGACCAAGCTTAACAAAAGTAGGTCCCAGCTCTTCGAGCACCAGCCTGATCCTTTCATAAACGGTCCCCTTGGATACAATTTCATCAGCACTTCCGGAATCCAGATCCTGCTTACTTCCTCCATTCATTCTCGCCAACATGTCTTTAAACCCATATTTACTCAATACAGAGATCAACCTGGCAGACCTTTTCAATTTTCGTTGTTGCTTATCAAACATATTATAAAAATAAGTAATGGCAAGATACCTCCAAAAACTGTTCCTATGCGATATTTAAAATAATAATCTGAGAAAAAAATTATCGTTTACGGTTATCTGCTTGTTTTTTTTATCTTTATAAAGTACAATAAATTACAAACTAATCCGTAAAATATTACAAAATGAAAAATTTACAAGGTAAAAAATTATCAAGAGAAGCATTGAAAAATGTTTCAGGAAGTGGAATCATTATTGGTGACAATTGCTCATATCAATGCTGCCCTACTGATGGTAGACCAACATGTCCAGGATTGATCTGCCCGGCTGTGATTTGTCCACAATAAGCATCAATTCTTTTTAATTGAAAATTAAAAAAGCCAAAATGTATTTTACATTCTGGCTTTTTATTATTTCAGATAAGTCTCATACAAATCATTCCGTCTATCCTTCAGAACCTGAACGGAACCATTATAGTGAAGATCTTTTAATAGATTTAAATCAACATCCACAATTAAAGTCATTTCCGTATTCGGAGTCGCTTCTCCTTTTACGGCGTTGGATGGAAAGGCAAAATCAGAAGGTGTAAACACAGCAGCCTGTCCAAACTGAATGTCCATATTATTGACTCCCGGTAAATTTCCTACACAGCCGGCAATGGCTACATAACATTCATTTTCAATTGCTCTTGCTGCAGCACAATGACGAACCCTCATGTAGGCATTCTGTGTATCTGTAAGATAAGGTACAAATAAAACTTTCATCCCCTGATCGGCCAGAATCCTCGGAAGTTCCGGAAATTCTACATCATAACAAATTACCAATCCTATTTTTCCACAATCGGTGTCAAATACTCTGATTTCATTTCCACCTTTCATTCCGTAGTACTTCCTTTCATTAGGTGTAATATGGATTTTACGATACTCATCAATGCGTCCATCACGGTGAAGCAGGTAGCTTACATTATACAGGTCATTGTTATCAGAATCAAAAACCGGCATACTTCCGGAAATAATATTCACATTATAGCTGATTGCCAGTTCCGATATTTTTACCTTGATCTGATCGGTCAGCTTAGCGAGCTCAATCATACTATCTCTTTCCGAAAGCTTATTAAATGGTGCCAGTAAAGGCGTATTGAAAAGCTCCGGGAAAAGTACAAAATCAGATTTATAATCTCCCATCACATTTACAAAAAACTCCACTTGTTCGTAAAAAGCATCAATATCTTTAAAATGCCTCATCTGCCACTGTACCAATCCCAGTCGTATAATACTGTCCTGCATGGTATTTGGATTTTTACTATAATAGATATTATTCCATTGTAGCAAAACTGCATTTTCCTTGGAAGACTCATCTTCGGGAAGGTATTTCTTTAAAACTTTTATGGGTAAGAAATTATTAGAAAGCTGGAAAGACAAAACAGGATCATAAATCTCTTTATCTCTCACCATTCTAATATAATCTCTTGTTGAAAGCTTATCGCTATACTTATGGTAATTAGGAATTCTTCCGCCAAGAATAATCGATTTCAGATTCAGCTGCTCACATAATTCTTTTCTCGCATCATATAATCTCCTCCCTAATCGCAGTTCACGATATTCTGGATCTACAAAAACTTCTATTCCATACAATACGTTTCCGGTAGATAAATGGGTATTAAAAGTATAATTTCCGGTAATATCACTATAGGTATGATCATCCCCGAATTCATCATAATTTACAATAATCGAAAGGGCAACTGCTGCCAGCTTTCCATCTACTGTAATACAGATCTGACCTTTAGGAAATATTTTAGTAAGCTTTTCAATGCTTTTTTTGGACCATACATATTCTGACATCTGAGGATAAGCCCGTCGCATGGTTTCCACCAATTCATCATAATCCTTAGCATTTAAGGTCCGTGTATCTACTTGCATTTGATATAAATTTTATTAAATTTAAGGAAAATAAATCAATTTATAAACCGAACATTCTTATTCCAGAAATTTTTTCAAAGTATAGATTCCTATTGTTTACTGCATTCTCTAATATAAATCAAGTTATCCTATCTCCATTTAACATTCTTTTTATCACGACAAGTTCTGTCGCTTTATCCTGCTATTTTGTATCCATTGATAAGATTTTAATTAAAAATTAATTTATAAATCTTTTGATAGTGAACTAAAAAACTTATTTTGCGACAAAATTAAAAAAATACAAAGTATGAAGAAACTCTACATGAGTGCATTTTCGACATGTACCCTTCTGAGCCTTTCAGCTCAGGATATTCTCTGGCAGAAAAATATCCAATCGTCTACCCAGGATTTTTTGAGCCAGGTAACAACAACTATTGATCAGCAATATTTAATTACAGGAAGTAGTATTCAGGCTGGAAGCCCGAAGATGGGAGCTGGAAGTACTACCGGGCAGAATAACGGGTACGATTTTCATTTGGTGAAGCTCAATCAACAGGGAGAACAGGTTTGGGAGAAATACTTCTCAGGAAATAATCATGATTATCTATCTGCAACGGTGAATACCCAGGAAGGAGGAGCGCTTCTAGCAGGAACCTCATATTCAGGTAAGGGTCTTGATAAAAAAGAAGATTCCAAAGGCGGATCCGATATCTGGCTGATTAGAATCAATGAATTCGGAGATGAATTATGGCAGAAAACATTAGGGACAATTGCTGATGAAGAAGCCAGAACTGTTATTCAAACCACGGATTTAGGATTCTTTGTAGCCGGTAATGTACAAAATGCCTCTA from Chryseobacterium piperi encodes:
- a CDS encoding GDSL-type esterase/lipase family protein, with protein sequence MKKILSAFLLLTIALFFSQEKKPMFWQDIQNFKKIDKETPPPKDAILLIGSSSFTKWTDVASYFPGKTIINRGFGGSRLTDLNDYAGDLLDPYQPKQIIIYCGDNDFADNHELKADVVVDRYKTFYQKIRKRFPDIEVDFISIKYSPSREMLWPQMKETNKKIKAFMKKQKHAKYIDITKAMEDSNGHVRKDIFVQDMLHLTPEGYQIWAKVMAPYMK
- a CDS encoding DEAD/DEAH box helicase; translation: MEKLTFADFDLPVKILDVLADLELFEPTPIQEKSIGPILSGRDVMGIAQTGTGKTLAYLLPVLKKWKYNKTGNPTVLVLVPTRELVVQVTEIVEKLTENLTARVIGIYGGKNINTQKLLFNNGCDILVGTPGRVMDLAIDNAISLKEVQKLIIDEFDEMLNLGFRPQLTHIFEMMKEKRQNILFSATMTEAVDEMLDQYFANPIEISLAKSGTPLEKIEQTGYKVENFNTKINLLEHLLKSESDMSKVLIFTNNKKNSDVLFTKINELFPDKFDVIHSNKSQNYRLKAMKRFENEEIRGLITTDVMARGLDISDITHVINFETPEVPEQYIHRIGRTGRADKDGKAITFVTKKEERAVLDIELLMDKDLKFIDFPEGVKINPKKIASEEEQIIMKNPAQVKLYEGGGAFHEKKEKNKKENWGGPSKRKAPKKFGVNRAQQKAISKSKRKK
- a CDS encoding ABC1 kinase family protein — encoded protein: MFDKQQRKLKRSARLISVLSKYGFKDMLARMNGGSKQDLDSGSADEIVSKGTVYERIRLVLEELGPTFVKLGQTFSNREDLLPPEMIQELQKLQDKVETVDMNVEDILENEFNISVKDHFQKVQHKPLATASIAQVYKATLLDGSEVILKIKKGDVQTVIEDDLLLIKDLEKIVSSYSEIGEKLNLKQAISTFEKSLLEEVSLINEKNNILQFSRNFKNNKETYVPKIYEEFSNNNVLCMEFIDGIKVTDKVELLANDIDPVKISEVGLRLFVSQILDFGFFHADPHAGNILVKRDGKVVFIDFGAVGKIQPNDKEILEDLIVSFVAKNPHKIVRYLKKMAISYEIPDERRFENDVEDILNFVHSSSLQEINVQVIINKMKDILKDNRLYMPDYFYLLFKGISLIEGVGRNINPDLDIVKSLHPYTKKIFKKKISPKNILKIGMDKMMNFTDNVDEIPKELRSVLQKLDENKFTISSEIKNIDKTNQIIKSSAVNLILAMILGANMIATAIVFVSETPPRIGEMSLIAILGFMFSVILVIILLLRVTRK
- a CDS encoding bifunctional GNAT family N-acetyltransferase/carbon-nitrogen hydrolase family protein yields the protein MQVDTRTLNAKDYDELVETMRRAYPQMSEYVWSKKSIEKLTKIFPKGQICITVDGKLAAVALSIIVNYDEFGDDHTYSDITGNYTFNTHLSTGNVLYGIEVFVDPEYRELRLGRRLYDARKELCEQLNLKSIILGGRIPNYHKYSDKLSTRDYIRMVRDKEIYDPVLSFQLSNNFLPIKVLKKYLPEDESSKENAVLLQWNNIYYSKNPNTMQDSIIRLGLVQWQMRHFKDIDAFYEQVEFFVNVMGDYKSDFVLFPELFNTPLLAPFNKLSERDSMIELAKLTDQIKVKISELAISYNVNIISGSMPVFDSDNNDLYNVSYLLHRDGRIDEYRKIHITPNERKYYGMKGGNEIRVFDTDCGKIGLVICYDVEFPELPRILADQGMKVLFVPYLTDTQNAYMRVRHCAAARAIENECYVAIAGCVGNLPGVNNMDIQFGQAAVFTPSDFAFPSNAVKGEATPNTEMTLIVDVDLNLLKDLHYNGSVQVLKDRRNDLYETYLK